A stretch of the Arachis stenosperma cultivar V10309 chromosome 6, arast.V10309.gnm1.PFL2, whole genome shotgun sequence genome encodes the following:
- the LOC130936611 gene encoding probable aspartic proteinase GIP1 → MLLLPPPFLFLIFLILQTVTPLLLSPISKDPSTQLYTLSVYVQTPLQPTTLHLHLGSSLTWLLCNNYNHRIPCNSSLCATFNSGGACSNNTCSLFPENPITRKTLLSTANFDTLALRTSDGSTQGPLVQIKDFVFSCSTVQLLQGLAQNATGLAALGRNNLSLPAQISASLSTTRCFALCLPASTQSPGAAIFASTGPYIFNSKIDVSKSLVYTPLIVNPVADTVISYNGQPSDEYFVNVTSIRINGKDVPINASILAIDQDGLGGTKISTSEPYTVMESSVYKWFVELFVNESLAFNLTATEAVEPFGVCYREGDLSETRVGPAVPTVDLVMHSDDVFWRIFGGNSMVRIEKEGVGMGLWCLGFVDGGAHRRTSVVIGGHQLEDNLVQFDLDSNRFGFSSSLLLQATTCSNLNISNFVNNRI, encoded by the coding sequence ATGCTTCTTCTTCCACCGCCATTCCTGTTCCTCATCTTCCTCATTCTCCAAACAGTAACACCACTACTCCTCTCCCCAATCTCAAAAGACCCCTCCACCCAACTCTATACCCTCTCCGTCTACGTTCAAACCCCACTCCAACCCACCACCCTCCACCTCCACCTTGGCTCCTCCCTCACCTGGCTCCTCTGCAACAACTACAACCACCGCATTCCCTGCAACTCCTCTCTCTGTGCCACCTTCAACTCCGGCGGCGCCTGCTCCAACAACACCTGCTCCCTCTTCCCCGAAAACCCCATCACCAGAAAGACCCTCCTCTCCACCGCCAACTTCGACACCCTCGCTCTTCGCACCTCGGACGGGTCAACTCAGGGTCCACTCGTCCAAATCAAAGACTTCGTCTTCTCCTGCTCCACGGTCCAATTACTCCAAGGCCTGGCCCAAAACGCCACTGGTTTAGCCGCTTTGGGCCGAAACAACCTCTCCCTCCCGGCCCAAATAAGCGCCTCTTTGTCCACCACTCGTTGCTTCGCTCTCTGCTTACCCGCTTCAACCCAGAGTCCCGGCGCGGCTATCTTCGCTTCGACCGGACCGTACATTTTTAATTCCAAAATTGACGTCTCCAAATCTCTTGTTTACACTCCACTCATTGTGAACCCCGTTGCGGATACTGTTATCTCTTACAACGGACAACCGTCCGATGAGTATTTCGTTAACGTGACTTCAATTCGGATCAACGGTAAGGATGTTCCCATCAACGCGTCGATCCTGGCCATTGATCAGGACGGGCTAGGGGGGACCAAGATAAGCACGTCAGAGCCGTACACCGTAATGGAAAGTTCTGTGTACAAATGGTTCGTAGAGCTGTTTGTGAATGAGTCGTTGGCTTTTAACTTGACGGCGACGGAAGCCGTTGAGCCGTTCGGGGTGTGTTACCGTGAGGGGGACCTCAGTGAGACGCGCGTTGGACCCGCGGTGCCGACCGTGGATTTGGTGATGCACAGCGATGACGTGTTTTGGAGAATATTCGGGGGGAATTCGATGGTGAGGATTGAAAAGGAAGGGGTGGGTATGGGTTTGTGGTGTTTGGGTTTTGTTGACGGTGGGGCGCATAGGAGGACCAGCGTTGTTATTGGAGGGCATCAGTTGGAGGATAATCTCGTGCAGTTTGATCTTGATTCCAATAGATTTGGGTTCAGCTCATCGCTGTTGCTTCAAGCCACAACTTGTTCTAATCTTAATATCTCTAATTTTGTCAACAATAGAATATAG